One Symphalangus syndactylus isolate Jambi chromosome 10, NHGRI_mSymSyn1-v2.1_pri, whole genome shotgun sequence genomic region harbors:
- the LOC129491029 gene encoding cytochrome c oxidase subunit 7C, mitochondrial-like, with the protein MLGQSIQRFTTSVVRRSHYEEGPGKNLPFSVENKWSLLAKMCLYFGSAFATPFLVVRHQLLKT; encoded by the coding sequence ATGTTGGGCCAGAGCATCCAGAGGTTCACAACCTCTGTGGTCCGTAGGAGCCACTATGAGGAGGGTCCTGGGAAGAATTTGCCATTTTCAGTGGAAAACAAGTGGTCGTTACTGGCTAAGATGTGTTTGTACTTTGGATCTGCATTTGCTACACCCTTCCTTGTAGTAAGACACCAACTGCTtaaaacataa